The segment TTATCTGAAAGAAGAACTGGAATGGTCGAACAAGCATAAACAGAAATGAGATGAAGAATCCGATACAAATGATCAAGCAGTGTGTGGAGAAAGACGAACCCTATTTCGTCCTTCGCGGACAAGACCGTTGTGCACTGGCGGCCATCGAAGCCTATTATAACGAAGTAAAGAAGCACGTCAAGAATCCTTATTTCGTGGAAGAAATAGAAGAGATCATGAAAGACTTCCGGGCTTATCGGGAGGAAGTGGAACGAACCAAAATACCCGATTGATATGGCAGAAGATACGTACAGGACGATTACCGGTACGGCCGAAGGCTATTATACCGAAAAGCGCAGCCGTTTTATCTCGTATGCCATTCCGGTCAGAACCGTGGAAGACGTGAAAGCCCAGCTGGCCAAGTACCGGAAGGACTATTATGATGCCCGCCATGTGTGCTGGGCTTATATGTTAGGTCCGGAGCGGAAGATATTCCGTGCCAATGACGACGGCGAGCCTTCGTCGACTGCCGGAAAACCCATCTTGGGACAGATCAATTCCAACGAGCTGACGGATATACTGGTGATCGTGATCCGGTATTTTGGTGGCATTGAATTAGGAACAAGCGGACTGATCGTGGCTTACCGGACGGCTGCCGCCGATGCCATTGCTGCGGCCACCATAGAAGAACGGACCGTCGATGAAGACATCACGGTCGTATTCGAATATCCTTATCTGAATCAGATCATGCGGATTGTGAAGGAAGACGGACCGACGATCGTCTCCCAGCAGTTTGATATGGACTGTGTCATGCGGCTGCGCATCCGCAAAGGGGAAGCCGAGCGCTTGCGGAATCGGCTGCAGAAAGTCGAAACGGCTTATCTGAAGGAAGACGAGGAGGAATAACAAGAAACCAAAACGGAAGAATCATGAAAGAGGAAGAAGATGATATATTGCGGAAATATCAGCAGTCCTTCAGGAACTTGAAGGGGAAGATTCATATACTGGAACAGCAGGTGCCGGTAGAAGAACAGATGCGTTATTTCCGGGCTTCCGAACAGTGGAAGAGAAATGCGGGCGGATTGCTGCCGGCGTA is part of the Parabacteroides sp. AD58 genome and harbors:
- a CDS encoding IMPACT family protein, whose protein sequence is MAEDTYRTITGTAEGYYTEKRSRFISYAIPVRTVEDVKAQLAKYRKDYYDARHVCWAYMLGPERKIFRANDDGEPSSTAGKPILGQINSNELTDILVIVIRYFGGIELGTSGLIVAYRTAAADAIAAATIEERTVDEDITVVFEYPYLNQIMRIVKEDGPTIVSQQFDMDCVMRLRIRKGEAERLRNRLQKVETAYLKEDEEE